A window of the Streptomyces sp. Ag109_O5-10 genome harbors these coding sequences:
- a CDS encoding ABC transporter substrate-binding protein translates to MTVSLPRTALLGGSLAAVAALALSACGAAPDNASSTTSDGKNAATATSAADLGGMDKLIAAAKKEGALHIIAVPRDWANYGAIIDGFQKKYGIKIEDESPDGSSQDEINAVTSRKGQDRAPDVLDLGSSFALSAAQQGLLAPYKVTSFSDIPTGQADPQARWYNDYGGYISIGCDAKRVKTCPTTFADLLKPQYKGQVALNGNPTKSGSAFGGVYAAALADKGSFDDIQPGLDFFAKLKKNGNYTPVESTPATVEKGETPISIDWDYLNAGYADEFKSKGVDWKVAIPTDGQYAQYYSQAINKDAPHPAAARLWQEYLYSTEGQNLWLKGYARPVLMSSMEKAGTLDKTAAAKLPPVTGTPTFPTEAQQDKAKTVLSTGWSKAVSG, encoded by the coding sequence GTGACCGTGTCCCTGCCGAGAACCGCCCTCCTCGGCGGCTCCCTCGCCGCCGTAGCCGCGCTCGCCCTCAGCGCCTGCGGCGCCGCCCCCGACAACGCGTCGTCCACCACCTCCGACGGCAAGAACGCCGCCACCGCCACCTCCGCCGCCGACCTCGGCGGCATGGACAAGTTGATCGCCGCCGCCAAGAAGGAGGGCGCGCTGCACATCATCGCCGTGCCCCGCGACTGGGCGAACTACGGCGCCATCATCGACGGCTTCCAGAAGAAGTACGGCATCAAGATCGAGGACGAGAGCCCCGACGGCTCCAGCCAGGACGAGATCAACGCCGTGACCTCGCGCAAGGGCCAGGACCGGGCGCCGGACGTGCTCGACCTCGGCTCGTCGTTCGCGCTCAGCGCCGCCCAGCAGGGGCTGCTCGCGCCGTACAAGGTGACCTCGTTCTCCGACATCCCCACGGGCCAGGCGGACCCGCAGGCCCGCTGGTACAACGACTACGGCGGCTACATCTCGATCGGCTGCGACGCGAAGCGGGTCAAGACCTGTCCGACCACCTTCGCCGACCTGCTCAAGCCGCAGTACAAGGGCCAGGTCGCCCTCAACGGCAACCCGACCAAGTCCGGTTCGGCGTTCGGCGGCGTCTACGCGGCCGCGCTCGCCGACAAGGGCTCCTTCGACGACATCCAGCCCGGCCTCGACTTCTTCGCCAAGCTGAAGAAGAACGGCAACTACACGCCCGTCGAGTCCACCCCGGCCACCGTCGAGAAGGGCGAGACGCCCATCTCCATCGACTGGGACTACCTGAACGCCGGTTACGCCGACGAGTTCAAGTCCAAGGGCGTCGACTGGAAGGTGGCCATCCCGACCGACGGCCAGTACGCCCAGTACTACTCCCAGGCCATCAACAAGGACGCCCCGCACCCGGCGGCCGCCCGCCTGTGGCAGGAGTACCTGTACAGCACCGAGGGCCAGAACCTGTGGCTCAAGGGCTACGCCCGCCCGGTCCTGATGTCCTCGATGGAGAAGGCCGGCACGCTGGACAAGACCGCCGCCGCCAAGCTGCCCCCGGTCACCGGCACGCCCACCTTCCCGACCGAGGCCCAGCAGGACAAGGCCAAGACGGTCCTCTCGACCGGCTGGTCGAAGGCCGTCTCCGGATGA
- a CDS encoding ABC transporter permease subunit gives MTATLTRADVASAASQKRRRRAPGWLAVVPLLAFTAVAFGLPAVAMLNGAFTVKDPASGVSSYTASNLGDSLQGPYLTALAGSVKLSALSAVIAAVLGLPLAQAVVSSRSRALREAVLTASGVLANFGGVPLAFAFVATLGNAGVLTVHLHLADHGWNLYSFWGLVLVYLYFLIPLMVLTITPALDGLRAQWREAALNNGATGVQYWRFVALPVLAPSLLGGLVLLFGSAFAAYATAAAMVGSAVPLVTLQIADALSGNVLVGQENVALALSLDMVLVAGVVMAVYLPLQRRSARWLDA, from the coding sequence ATGACGGCCACGCTCACGCGGGCCGACGTGGCGTCCGCCGCTTCCCAGAAGCGGCGGCGCCGCGCCCCCGGCTGGCTCGCCGTCGTCCCGCTCCTCGCCTTCACGGCCGTCGCCTTCGGGCTGCCGGCCGTCGCCATGCTGAACGGCGCCTTCACGGTCAAGGACCCGGCCAGCGGCGTGAGTTCGTACACCGCGAGCAATCTCGGCGACTCGCTCCAGGGGCCGTACCTCACCGCCCTCGCCGGCAGCGTCAAGCTGTCCGCGCTCTCCGCCGTCATCGCCGCCGTCCTCGGGCTGCCGCTCGCGCAGGCCGTCGTCAGCTCGCGCTCCCGGGCGCTGCGCGAGGCCGTGCTCACCGCTTCCGGCGTGCTCGCCAACTTCGGCGGTGTGCCGCTGGCGTTCGCGTTCGTCGCGACCCTCGGCAACGCCGGTGTGCTCACCGTGCACCTGCACCTCGCGGACCACGGCTGGAACCTGTACAGCTTCTGGGGGCTCGTCCTGGTCTACCTGTACTTCCTGATCCCGCTGATGGTCCTCACCATCACCCCGGCCCTCGACGGACTGCGCGCCCAGTGGCGCGAGGCCGCCCTCAACAACGGCGCCACCGGCGTGCAGTACTGGCGGTTCGTGGCCCTGCCCGTGCTCGCGCCCTCGCTGCTCGGCGGGCTGGTGCTGCTCTTCGGCAGCGCCTTCGCCGCCTACGCCACCGCCGCCGCGATGGTCGGCAGCGCGGTCCCGCTGGTCACCCTCCAGATCGCCGACGCCCTCTCCGGCAACGTCCTGGTCGGCCAGGAGAACGTGGCCCTCGCCCTGAGCCTGGACATGGTGCTGGTGGCCGGCGTGGTGATGGCCGTGTACCTGCCCCTGCAACGACGGAGCGCCCGATGGCTCGACGCCTGA
- a CDS encoding ABC transporter permease, which translates to MARRLTPWRWAVLGLAALYFLVPLGASVLFTVDVPGQGVTFDAYTQILSADGFTSSLLLSLELAVATIVVVLLLMVPAVVALRLGAPRLRPVVEIVCSLPLVVPPIAFVAGIVTVLKWGPDYLSRTPLFETFVAVQNPTFPVVLVLAYVVMALPFVYRALDAGLRAIDVRTLVEAARSCGANWPQALVRAVLPNLRGALLNASFLTLALVLGEFTVARLLGFEPFAVWIYNVGGSQAQMSVAVSVLSLLVTWALLLALAGAGGRDRTASSRG; encoded by the coding sequence ATGGCTCGACGCCTGACCCCCTGGCGCTGGGCCGTCCTCGGCCTGGCCGCCCTCTACTTCCTGGTCCCGCTGGGCGCCTCCGTCCTCTTCACGGTGGACGTGCCCGGTCAGGGCGTCACCTTCGACGCCTACACCCAGATCCTGTCCGCCGACGGGTTCACCTCCAGCCTGCTGCTCTCGCTGGAGCTGGCCGTCGCCACCATCGTCGTCGTCCTGCTGCTGATGGTGCCCGCCGTGGTCGCCCTGCGGCTCGGCGCGCCCAGGCTGCGGCCGGTGGTCGAGATCGTGTGCTCGCTGCCGCTGGTGGTGCCGCCGATCGCGTTCGTCGCCGGCATCGTGACCGTGCTCAAGTGGGGGCCGGACTATTTGTCCAGGACCCCGCTGTTCGAGACGTTCGTCGCCGTCCAGAACCCGACCTTCCCGGTCGTCCTGGTCCTCGCCTACGTCGTGATGGCACTGCCCTTCGTCTACCGGGCGCTGGACGCCGGGCTGCGCGCGATCGACGTGCGCACCCTCGTCGAGGCCGCCCGAAGCTGTGGCGCCAACTGGCCGCAGGCCCTCGTCCGCGCCGTGCTGCCCAACCTGCGCGGGGCGCTGCTGAACGCGTCCTTCCTCACCCTGGCCCTGGTGCTGGGCGAGTTCACGGTCGCCCGGCTGCTGGGCTTCGAGCCGTTCGCCGTGTGGATCTACAACGTCGGCGGCTCCCAGGCCCAGATGTCCGTCGCCGTCTCCGTGCTCAGCCTCCTGGTGACCTGGGCCCTGCTCCTCGCGCTCGCCGGTGCCGGCGGCCGCGACCGAACCGCTTCCTCCCGGGGATGA
- a CDS encoding ABC transporter ATP-binding protein yields MTTATLEKAAEKAATVEFRSLRREFGATVALDGLDLTVQPGEFLALLGPSGCGKTTALRMLAGFEHPDSGAVLVDGEDVTHVPAHRRDAGMVFQSYSLFPHLNAVDNVAFGLRMRKVRTSERRARAAELLDLVGLGDKGERFPHQLSGGQQQRIALARALALRPRVLLLDEPLSALDAKVRLTLREEIRRLQQELGITTLFVTHDQEEALSVADRVAVMRAGRLEQCAEPAELYGRPATAFVAEFVGTMSRIPGTVQDGTVEILGQRLPVDGQAPGAGEVDVLVRPEAVQVRGDGAGTATVVATAFLGAVVRVTVRLADGTEAKADLPAHEAAELGAGSAVRVSLPERPVLVAPRVQK; encoded by the coding sequence ATGACCACCGCCACCCTTGAGAAGGCCGCCGAGAAGGCCGCGACCGTCGAGTTCCGGTCGCTGCGGCGCGAGTTCGGCGCCACCGTCGCCCTCGACGGACTCGACCTGACCGTCCAGCCGGGCGAGTTCCTGGCCCTGCTCGGCCCGTCCGGCTGCGGCAAGACCACCGCGCTGCGCATGCTCGCCGGCTTCGAACACCCCGACTCCGGCGCCGTCCTGGTGGACGGCGAGGACGTCACCCACGTCCCGGCCCACCGCCGCGACGCCGGGATGGTCTTCCAGTCGTACAGCCTCTTCCCGCACCTGAACGCCGTCGACAACGTGGCCTTCGGGCTGCGGATGCGCAAGGTGCGCACGAGTGAACGGCGGGCGCGGGCCGCCGAGTTGCTGGACCTGGTCGGGCTCGGCGACAAGGGGGAGCGGTTCCCGCACCAGCTCTCCGGCGGCCAGCAGCAGCGCATCGCGCTCGCCCGGGCCCTCGCCCTGCGGCCCCGCGTGCTCCTCCTCGACGAGCCGCTGTCGGCCCTGGACGCCAAGGTCCGGCTGACGCTCCGCGAGGAGATCCGCCGCCTGCAGCAGGAACTCGGCATCACCACCCTGTTCGTGACGCACGACCAGGAGGAGGCGCTGTCCGTCGCCGACCGGGTCGCCGTGATGCGCGCCGGGCGGCTCGAACAGTGCGCCGAACCCGCCGAACTGTACGGCCGCCCGGCCACCGCCTTCGTCGCCGAGTTCGTCGGCACGATGAGCCGGATCCCGGGGACGGTCCAGGACGGCACCGTCGAGATCCTCGGGCAGCGACTGCCGGTCGACGGGCAGGCGCCGGGCGCCGGCGAGGTCGACGTGCTCGTGCGGCCCGAGGCGGTCCAGGTGCGCGGGGACGGCGCCGGTACGGCCACCGTCGTCGCCACCGCCTTCCTGGGCGCGGTCGTCCGGGTCACCGTACGGCTCGCGGACGGCACCGAGGCCAAGGCCGACCTGCCCGCCCACGAGGCCGCCGAGCTGGGGGCCGGGTCCGCCGTGCGCGTGTCCCTGCCCGAGCGGCCGGTGCTCGTGGCGCCACGCGTCCAGAAGTGA
- a CDS encoding HAD-IA family hydrolase, with the protein MTPHPRLPLQAVLFDMDGTLVDTERLWWEAVAQVAGRPLTEADEPEVLGRPVEHTAGWLAAATGRPAAALAAALHREFADRVRTGIVPRPGALALLDALAAAGVPTALVTASPRAVADLVLDALGPGRFAASVTADDTGRTKPAPDPYLAACRALGVDPAACVAVEDTETGVASAEAAGCAVLAVPSLAPIGGAPGRTVRDTLVGVTPKELSDMAVPELRVMSWNLWLGGSPVDDHRAKQVKAIMDAGADVVGLQETAGTSARELAAALGWHHHTAGENLGVISRHPITARLGDPDVGFYGAAGVRIAVRPGREVEIWTAHLHYTPYGPYEFHFDGLGADRLTAHEEVRLGQMRETLRRIGDTDVPVVLVGDFNCPSHLDWPAVEWPVTRAAEEAGFRDSYREAHPDPAAAPGHTWSPIHPVHEDGSGRPEPQDRIDYVLHRGLRVLGSRTWVAGTPAPWPEVAGNDWPSDHAAVVTTFAVEP; encoded by the coding sequence GTGACCCCCCACCCACGACTCCCGCTCCAGGCCGTCCTGTTCGACATGGACGGCACGCTCGTCGACACCGAGCGACTGTGGTGGGAGGCGGTGGCACAGGTCGCCGGGCGGCCGCTCACCGAGGCCGACGAGCCGGAGGTGCTCGGCCGGCCGGTGGAGCACACCGCCGGTTGGCTCGCCGCCGCCACGGGCCGGCCGGCCGCGGCCCTCGCCGCCGCGCTGCACCGGGAGTTCGCCGACCGCGTCCGCACCGGCATCGTGCCCCGCCCCGGCGCCCTCGCCCTGCTGGACGCGCTGGCCGCGGCCGGCGTCCCCACCGCCCTGGTGACCGCGTCCCCACGCGCGGTCGCCGATCTCGTCCTCGACGCCCTCGGCCCCGGCCGGTTCGCGGCGTCCGTCACCGCCGACGACACCGGCCGCACCAAGCCCGCCCCCGACCCGTACCTCGCCGCCTGCCGTGCCCTCGGCGTCGACCCGGCCGCCTGCGTGGCCGTGGAGGACACCGAGACCGGGGTCGCCTCCGCCGAGGCCGCCGGCTGTGCCGTGCTGGCCGTGCCCTCGCTCGCCCCGATCGGCGGCGCGCCCGGCCGGACCGTGCGGGACACGCTGGTCGGGGTCACCCCGAAGGAGCTGAGCGACATGGCCGTGCCGGAACTGCGGGTGATGTCCTGGAACCTGTGGCTCGGCGGCAGCCCGGTCGACGACCACCGGGCCAAACAGGTCAAGGCGATCATGGACGCGGGCGCGGACGTCGTCGGCCTCCAGGAGACCGCCGGGACCAGCGCGCGGGAACTCGCCGCCGCCCTCGGCTGGCACCACCACACGGCCGGCGAGAACCTCGGCGTCATCAGCCGCCACCCGATCACCGCCCGCCTCGGCGACCCGGATGTCGGCTTCTACGGCGCCGCCGGGGTGCGGATCGCCGTCCGCCCCGGCCGCGAGGTCGAGATCTGGACCGCGCACCTGCACTACACGCCGTACGGGCCCTACGAGTTCCACTTCGACGGGCTCGGCGCCGACCGGCTGACCGCCCACGAGGAGGTCCGGCTCGGGCAGATGCGGGAGACCCTGCGCCGGATCGGGGACACGGACGTACCCGTGGTGCTCGTCGGGGACTTCAACTGCCCGTCCCACCTGGACTGGCCGGCCGTCGAGTGGCCGGTGACCAGGGCCGCCGAGGAGGCCGGGTTCCGCGATTCCTACCGCGAGGCGCACCCCGACCCGGCCGCCGCGCCCGGCCACACCTGGTCGCCGATCCACCCCGTCCACGAGGACGGCAGCGGGCGGCCCGAACCGCAGGACCGGATCGACTACGTGCTGCACAGGGGGCTGCGCGTGCTCGGCTCCCGGACCTGGGTCGCCGGCACCCCGGCGCCCTGGCCCGAGGTGGCCGGCAACGACTGGCCGTCCGACCACGCTGCCGTCGTCACCACGTTCGCCGTCGAGCCGTGA
- a CDS encoding nitrate- and nitrite sensing domain-containing protein: MRWPGRPTTVRTRIVALALAPVVALTALWSFAMVSVTGELRALIRVQGVYDDFGTPVDTAVGQIQIERRLSAAYLGARTDPAAAAGLLAQQRRTDRAVEAMRDAIRDGDRGRLSDRQRAVLDAMVTATGRLEKLRGQVLSRKISWDGAVAGYSALVEPGFDVESALSALQAGQLARESQVVVELVRVREFVSREDALVAGARAAGRLTGGQYDALTATVEDRRVFQRTYVPDLPADSRTLFETFQRGALYRSLVRGEDALRRAGADRAGAAVAADTWRSTTDRAVKQYMLLCTHAAQNSAARGRAFAYRELAKAAVVGAAGLAAVGLSLWFAVRGARRVSRRLELLRDAADLLTARQLPALMERLSAGEDVDAVTEAPPLAAGEAGEDEIGDVARSFNRARLAAVEAAIRQATLRRGLFAVLLNIARRNQALVHRQLKLVDTLERRTDDPAVLGELFRIDHLTTRMRRHAESLIILSGATPGRRWRRPVPIADVVSSAVGEIEDYPRVMVPPMPEVGVAADAVADVVHLLAELLENATVFSPPHTQVTLRTGRAGRGFTLEIDDRGLGLDADQLAEAGRTLTDPDAFDPTRHERLGLYVVGRLAARHGIGVSLRESPYGGTTAVVLLPGTVLAEVEPEGGRGDGERGGRRPSAEERGRTASVERHGRRPASAVGVLAQSGTGRSETSAPGTEPPPPALPTRTRQGSLAPELRTEQAPGVARDLDADEMRAVFGAFQRGLDRGRRGLPTGPEEPDHTEEGTRADDDQ, from the coding sequence ATGCGCTGGCCCGGCCGACCCACCACCGTCCGCACGCGGATCGTGGCGCTCGCGCTCGCCCCGGTAGTCGCCCTGACTGCCCTGTGGAGCTTCGCCATGGTGTCCGTCACCGGCGAGCTGCGCGCGCTGATCCGCGTCCAGGGGGTGTACGACGACTTCGGCACCCCCGTCGACACCGCCGTCGGGCAGATCCAGATCGAACGGCGGCTGTCGGCGGCCTACCTGGGCGCCCGCACCGACCCGGCGGCCGCCGCCGGCCTGCTCGCCCAGCAGCGGCGCACCGACCGGGCGGTGGAGGCCATGCGGGACGCGATCCGGGACGGTGACCGCGGGCGCCTCAGCGACCGGCAGCGCGCGGTCCTCGACGCGATGGTCACCGCCACCGGCAGGCTGGAGAAGCTGCGCGGGCAGGTGCTGTCCCGGAAGATCTCCTGGGACGGCGCCGTCGCCGGCTACAGCGCCCTGGTGGAGCCCGGCTTCGACGTCGAGTCCGCCCTCAGCGCGCTCCAGGCCGGACAGCTGGCCCGGGAGTCCCAGGTCGTCGTCGAACTGGTGCGGGTGCGGGAGTTCGTCTCCCGCGAGGACGCGCTGGTCGCGGGAGCACGGGCCGCCGGACGGCTCACCGGCGGGCAGTACGACGCCCTCACCGCGACCGTCGAGGACCGGCGGGTCTTCCAGCGGACCTACGTCCCCGACCTGCCGGCGGACTCGCGGACCCTGTTCGAGACGTTCCAGCGCGGCGCGCTGTACCGCTCGCTGGTGCGCGGCGAGGACGCGCTGCGGCGGGCCGGCGCGGACCGGGCCGGTGCGGCCGTCGCCGCGGACACCTGGCGGTCGACCACCGACCGGGCCGTCAAACAGTACATGCTGCTGTGCACCCACGCCGCCCAGAACTCCGCCGCCCGCGGCCGGGCCTTCGCCTACCGGGAGCTGGCCAAGGCGGCCGTCGTGGGCGCGGCCGGGCTCGCGGCGGTGGGCCTGTCCCTGTGGTTCGCGGTCCGCGGGGCGCGCCGCGTCTCGCGCCGCCTGGAGCTCCTGCGGGACGCGGCCGACCTGCTCACCGCACGTCAACTGCCCGCCCTCATGGAGCGGCTGAGCGCGGGCGAGGACGTGGACGCGGTCACCGAGGCGCCGCCGCTGGCCGCGGGGGAGGCGGGGGAGGACGAGATCGGGGACGTCGCCCGGTCGTTCAACCGGGCGCGGCTGGCCGCGGTCGAGGCCGCGATCAGGCAGGCCACGCTGCGGCGGGGCCTGTTCGCGGTCCTCCTCAACATCGCCCGACGCAACCAGGCGCTCGTCCACCGCCAGCTGAAACTCGTCGACACGCTGGAACGGCGCACCGACGACCCGGCCGTCCTGGGCGAGCTGTTCCGCATCGACCACCTCACCACCCGGATGCGCCGGCACGCGGAGAGCCTGATCATCCTCTCCGGCGCGACCCCCGGGCGGCGCTGGCGGCGGCCCGTGCCGATCGCCGACGTGGTGTCCTCCGCGGTCGGCGAGATCGAGGACTACCCGCGGGTCATGGTGCCGCCGATGCCCGAGGTGGGCGTGGCCGCGGACGCCGTCGCCGACGTCGTGCACCTGCTCGCCGAGCTGCTGGAGAACGCGACGGTGTTCTCGCCGCCGCACACCCAGGTGACCCTGCGCACCGGCCGGGCCGGCCGCGGATTCACCCTGGAGATCGACGACCGGGGACTCGGCCTCGACGCGGACCAGCTCGCCGAGGCCGGCCGCACCCTGACCGACCCCGACGCCTTCGACCCGACCCGCCACGAGCGCCTCGGCCTCTACGTCGTGGGCCGCCTGGCCGCCCGGCACGGCATCGGGGTGTCCCTGCGCGAGTCGCCGTACGGCGGGACGACGGCGGTGGTGCTGCTGCCGGGGACGGTGCTGGCCGAAGTGGAGCCGGAGGGCGGCCGAGGGGACGGGGAGCGGGGCGGACGGCGGCCGTCCGCAGAGGAACGAGGACGAACGGCGTCCGTGGAGCGACACGGGCGCCGGCCCGCGTCGGCGGTCGGTGTGCTGGCGCAGTCCGGGACGGGGCGGTCCGAGACCTCCGCTCCCGGTACCGAACCGCCGCCCCCGGCCCTGCCCACCCGCACCCGCCAGGGCTCCCTCGCCCCCGAGCTGCGCACGGAGCAGGCTCCCGGCGTGGCGCGCGACCTGGACGCCGACGAGATGCGGGCGGTCTTCGGAGCCTTCCAGCGCGGCCTGGACCGGGGACGCAGAGGACTGCCGACCGGCCCCGAGGAGCCGGACCACACCGAGGAAGGGACGCGTGCCGACGATGACCAGTGA
- a CDS encoding roadblock/LC7 domain-containing protein, with product MTSDDRPQPPGTTAAPGSGPAARPGSDLGWLLDDLVARTEHVRQAVLLTADGLPLSHSEGMRRRDIEHLAAVCSGFHSLARSAGDRFDAGEVRQTMVMLDDAYLFVTPAGHGSRLAVLSDVRTDVGQLAHEMALLVRRLGRHLDAAARSAP from the coding sequence ATGACCAGTGACGACCGGCCCCAGCCGCCGGGCACCACGGCAGCCCCCGGCTCCGGGCCCGCGGCCCGGCCCGGCAGCGACCTCGGCTGGCTGCTCGACGACCTCGTCGCCCGGACCGAGCACGTCCGGCAGGCCGTGCTGCTCACCGCCGACGGACTGCCGCTCAGCCACTCCGAGGGGATGCGGCGGCGGGACATCGAGCACCTCGCGGCCGTCTGCTCCGGCTTCCACAGCCTGGCCCGCTCCGCGGGGGACCGGTTCGACGCCGGGGAGGTGCGGCAGACCATGGTGATGCTCGACGACGCCTACCTCTTCGTCACCCCGGCCGGGCACGGCAGCCGGCTCGCCGTGCTCAGCGACGTCCGCACCGACGTCGGCCAGCTGGCCCACGAGATGGCCCTGCTGGTCCGCCGCCTCGGCCGGCACCTCGACGCGGCCGCACGCTCGGCCCCCTGA
- a CDS encoding DUF742 domain-containing protein translates to MSDEHWYEDETGSLVRPYTVTRGRTEPSGKHSIDLLSQVTALEADASQAAVDHARAALLALVRRGARPVVELAADADLPLTVVRVLLADLAEAGLVRIGEPRRVAAAGAAADPELLKVIVERLREL, encoded by the coding sequence GTGAGCGACGAGCACTGGTACGAGGACGAGACCGGGTCCCTGGTCCGCCCCTACACCGTGACCCGGGGCCGTACCGAGCCCTCCGGCAAGCACTCCATCGATCTGCTGTCCCAGGTCACGGCCCTCGAAGCGGACGCGTCCCAGGCGGCGGTCGACCATGCCCGCGCCGCGCTGCTCGCCCTGGTGCGCCGCGGGGCGCGGCCCGTCGTCGAGCTCGCCGCGGACGCCGACCTGCCGCTCACCGTCGTACGCGTGCTGCTCGCCGATCTCGCCGAGGCCGGACTGGTCCGCATCGGGGAGCCGCGCCGGGTGGCGGCGGCCGGGGCCGCCGCCGACCCCGAACTGCTGAAAGTGATCGTGGAGCGGCTGCGGGAGCTGTGA
- a CDS encoding carbon-nitrogen hydrolase family protein, whose product MRTALLQSSGRPGSTFENLKVLDEAAGRAAAAGAALLVAPEMFLTGYAIGDDIARLAEPADGDSADAVAELAHRHGLAITYGYPERDGDQVHNSAQLISADGTRLANYRKSHLFGGFERDHFTPGDQPVVQARLNGLTVGIMICYDVEFPELVRAHALAGTDLLLVPTANMHPFEIVAESLVPVRAWENQMYVAYANRVGQEGEFEFFGLSALAGPDGVARARAGRTEELVLADLDPALLAASREANPYLKDRRPGLYGSLA is encoded by the coding sequence ATGCGCACCGCCCTGCTCCAGAGCTCCGGCCGCCCCGGCTCGACCTTCGAGAACCTCAAGGTGCTCGACGAGGCCGCCGGCCGGGCCGCCGCCGCGGGCGCCGCGCTGCTCGTCGCCCCGGAGATGTTCCTCACCGGCTACGCGATCGGCGACGACATCGCCCGCCTCGCCGAGCCGGCCGACGGCGACAGCGCGGACGCGGTCGCCGAGCTGGCCCACCGGCACGGCCTCGCGATCACCTACGGCTACCCGGAGCGCGACGGCGACCAGGTCCACAACTCCGCGCAGCTGATCTCCGCCGACGGCACCCGGCTCGCGAACTACCGCAAGTCCCACCTCTTCGGCGGCTTCGAGCGGGACCACTTCACCCCGGGCGACCAGCCGGTCGTCCAGGCGCGGCTGAACGGCCTCACCGTCGGGATCATGATCTGCTACGACGTGGAGTTCCCGGAGCTGGTCCGCGCCCACGCCCTGGCCGGCACCGACCTGCTGCTGGTCCCGACGGCGAACATGCACCCGTTCGAGATCGTCGCCGAGTCCCTGGTCCCGGTGCGGGCCTGGGAGAACCAGATGTACGTCGCCTACGCCAACCGCGTCGGCCAGGAAGGCGAGTTCGAGTTCTTCGGGCTCTCCGCGCTGGCCGGACCCGACGGGGTCGCCCGCGCCCGGGCCGGCCGCACCGAGGAACTCGTCCTCGCCGACCTCGACCCCGCCCTCCTCGCCGCCTCCCGCGAGGCGAACCCGTACCTGAAGGACCGCCGCCCCGGTCTCTACGGCTCCCTGGCCTGA